A window of Rhipicephalus microplus isolate Deutch F79 chromosome X, USDA_Rmic, whole genome shotgun sequence genomic DNA:
TACCCCCGCAAAATGACTCAActcatgcggtggcgctgtggtgcaatgggtaagacatATGCTTCACGTGCATGTGGTCCCGAGTTGGATTCCAGGGCTGTGTGcgctttgcatgttaatctcaCAGATATAGATGATTGTTATACTAATGGTTTTCTAATTGCCTGTATTCATAATATCCGCCGTATTTATCAGCGAGGAAGCGCTCTCAAAGGCgtaaaataatgctttttttccGCCTCCGCGTCCAGACCGGGCTGCCTACGGAAATGTCACGTGTAACCGCCGTCGTATCTTGCCAGGAAAAATTTGACCTAAAATCCCGGCTAATCTTTGTCTCGGTTATTCCGAAGGCCACTTCGAATCAGGCCGGTTTCTCGGGGACACGGATACGGAGCCGGATAGAAGCGttgataatttgacttgattttcTGCCTGCAGGCGTGTAGTCTAGCAAGGACTTTCCTAAGAGTGTAGAATCTGGTTCCACCTTAccctcatgcaccgcatgtgtatcgattaccagtcctgccgggcaatcggaacacacacgcgctgcaaaagtgccagccaaaACAAGAtattaaaatgctacggtgacacCGGCCAAAATcacatgtagattcgcctagtgacagtcaagacACGTCGCAGCTCGACCGAGTCGAAAGTCAtgctttccgcgccgttcacgcatcgcgatagcaggccgttgcagttgtactaaacatgcgcggtgtgtccatccatgcgtgagccgtaatacgtatatcctaaTATTGACGAGTGGCCTGCCAAAAAGTATGGCAATAGTCTTGTGCCTCATAcaacaggcatactgcacgcaaatcgctgctgtaaagtgaaacAGCTTGAGTCGCGCctgaataaacgcaataagtatatTTGTACACTTCACTGGGCGCGTAGTTTTTCCGGCTGATTGCGATTAGATCCTAAGGTGGCGGCGGGGCTCAGCGCTTTTTGTTGTGGACGGAAATTCGTGCAATCGTAAAACACCGCACtggcacgattcccgcgatgcgctgtgaacttcgcaggcagtgctcagcaatctcttcctcttgcgctcGTTGTTGTCGCatccgatgacagcgcagtggtacccaaatgacattttataagcggcCGAAGTGTGAACAGGTGCTTTTTTCACgttttaaactcccagagccactgcattcTATGCAAGCGAGGAGCGCCTTGGCActtgcaaacaaattatggcatCTCTAGAagcgagggtataccgccgaaggAAACGTTACTagaagaatctagtaacgttggccgaatgcgcctgggtgcgagataggcgtgctctcgtctatactATTCATTTCTCGAGTATCCTGTGCTCTGCCACCGCAACTAGTAGTGGAGTGCTTAGGAGGCTCGCCTCCGCATTTTGGGTAGCGGGTGTAAATTTACCCTCGTCGAAAGCTTTTCTCTCTCTGTTATTCTTttacttcattttgttttttctctcccCTAAGTCCTGCATTATTTCATCTCTttcttcctgtctctctctcttagtACTCGTTCTGCCCTTTTTTGTTGCTCCTCCCTACCCTTTCCTTCTTACTTTGATCGTGCAACTTGCTATGCTATATCCCAGGCAGTACGCCGCCGTTGGAcaaatcttggaccaacatcggctaacatcggcaccgacgtcgggccgacgtcggaagtgcaacttcttccaatgtcgggccgacgttcaagccaatgatgggccgacgttttgccgatgttttagccggtatgcaaccaacattaggccgacgaaggcccatcgtattgccgacaaagctgccaatgttcggccaacattgggccatatttcagccaatcacatgccatttttacgccgatgtttcctgcacgacgaatattggctacggatgtacgaccgacattggaccaatccagggccacattgcagccaatcaaatgccgttattacattgatgtttcctgcacgacgaatattggctactgattggcttgccatcatgtaaccattattagtagggaatttttcttaccggaagatttaaacaatatgcctcgatgacccgctcttgtagctttgcagccctgtatacttggggcaacagaaaattgaatgctgagaactgaaagcagttactcgatctatttcatcttttatacttcattccctttgctaacactagaagtgtagtttatttttttaccaatttatcttttgcaatagcgagtgctttatttggtactggtatttggtacagcagatcgaaaaaagtcgttaggaagtaaatgttgaaagcgtatgtctcccacttgcaatccccacatatgtcccccacatggtaatcgagaatattcatagtttagagcatttttttgtaactaaaacatggtgatggtgcttccgaatcagcataagctagccgaacagtgcaccaccgacagtctgcagactatttattctttgtttttttatttatttggtacaacaaaaaatgtatacattgaaaaatatatacacaactaaaaaaggcccgctctgctgcaggtcaggttgcgttgggggcacagtgacagtggtgctgtcaaggccctggctgctgtggctgggcaggaagccagctgccgcgagcagccgataatctgcactctgagagtggggatcatcgggctgctccacaacaaatgcttctctgaagcgccgcttcctgcccccacagcgatcaccagaccctggcagccacctcttaataaagttgagggcctccgcctggtcgcaccctgctttttggcagatgacatctgcatacaagaacagaaataccatagtacacatgaagcactgcagtacagagaatacacaagggtacacacacataaaacaatgaacaagtctaacctgtcactaatctacagagcctcaggttcacaaaggcccttttcccttttctgccatgaaggctgtacagcacttgcacgtcatgtgccaatacagccttcatggcattcacaccaatttctcgaaggccacgtcccccaatctgcaggaggtgcttgcgctgtaaaaaaatgcaagaagcatagatggggtaaacgcaacagcacatcgaaatgttttcatgataaaaatctgcaagaagaggacactgaaaacaacaacttgaatttttgggcatcacaacatttcattgtttttttacgctagcttcaactcacttgacctaaaatggtttccacatcagccctctcacactcagtgtgagaacctatCAGaatccttctctgaatgcagtttcgctgctatgaaatcaaatacaacactgttataacccttaataaatattaataaatattgattctagctatgaaatagtataattactttgtacagtgctcaaattccaatacacgtttcttcgaggttacaatgtctttgcctgaatgttggccaggagtagcttctacaggtgaaaaacgataaaatatgtggaattcaaaaagaagcttggacatgtttttaatcaatgcattgtaagcagagcacaacaagataaatgaacatgatcaaggcgtactaagaggcaaccttagagcgaccaaatcttggtcatagatgaaactgatagaaaaacaaaggtcgcactagatggtcgcaccatttgctgtttatatttttctgtgatagccaacaaagaggcctgTCGCTacagaaatctcatcacaataaaaaaaggtgcatttttcttcacactgcgaaattgggtgcatgttagatttttaaaagagtaagaaatcggctaacacaaggcagggtgaactgtagctcaaagtagagagagccgcagcggacacgaaatagagtgataaataaacaaaattactgaatgtctgttttaagcaggctattgctagtcactgcccatcaaatacacgatgccgcctacatcgtctgctagctgaggacagttcactcggacttcacaggctatagtaaatacagtcgaatctcattaattccaacacacttaattcgaactgacgctgtggtcctatcaaagctataccgcgctccgaaaatgctctcagccccccgcccaatcctgcggtggcacttcagacacctcatcgctgtgcttgaagaagaaaatgaagaaaaggaaagaaaagactgcggtggaatgtttgttaaatgccaatctgcgacattcctgtgccccgcttcggcttttcccgtccctgccacgtagagacccttcttatcttaacactgcgcatgaagagaaacaggggaaaaaaagctgtcgcagagagttggctctctcatgccgatctgcaacgcgccggtgtcacgcttccctgtttttcgttcctgctatgtagagacttctcttttcaacaccgcgcatgaagagagagagagaaaaaaaaaaaaagctgccgcggagtgtttctctctcgaatgccgatctgcttttctccaggtggagactctcctccattctcatcatgtgctggccacgctccggctgcagcgcagatggtaacagtggaaacacagttgtcttcgaagagtgtcagcactggacattgccgcgcgcaacttcttttcccaggagaatactgaagccgaagtacaaatgctttgcaaactgcacgcaaaacttgttgactcgttgcaaggccaacgtgtacagacatgtattgactactttaattaatgacggatgtcctgtaatttgtgaataaaacttctccatgcacatgcatcactgcatggtgagccctccgctcgtttaccgtatttactctattctaccgcgccctcgattgtaacgcgcgcccgatttccacgacaaaaaaaaaaaaaaaaaaaaaaaaaacaagacatcggttgcaacgcgcacccttttttctcgttggcccgcttgatcacaccactagcgaaaacgactctttttgagagcatcttccgtttaaatataaagtacaggggaagcttatgcctatctgacgtgcaacagagcattgctgtcactctagttttaccgtggcccgatgtcagtacgcaaacttgcttcgcccccttctcctagacggttgtggtgccaggcatgtcgaagtaaagaggcgtgtgatcggcattcccgatttgcccaagcaagtagccgttgttgtgccgcaagtttaggaggaacctctgaagactctgaagcttttcttcgtactcctccggcaacttccggcatatgcccgttcgccttcggagggaaaagccttttctcttcataaagttcgttagctagcacctgctcgctttaaaatggctctgcattagccctttttctaaggctaactgcatagcctgcacttggagcagttctgtcgtcacgggccgctgtgccgctcactgcttaatcacatactcgccgagcagctcttcaatttgtggaaaccgaccctgctgtggtccactgaagcctttgcgtgaatctttgctgtcgacaatattctgcttttgtttccgccagtcccgcacgcacgtttcgggaactccgaatgaccgcgatgcggcccgatttctgtccgttccggcacacgcgacgacttttcttttagaagcagcattgtggtgcactcgtcgagtttttggagtcggcccttccatggcgtcgatgctaatgtactacaagatgacgaactcctcagcacacgtatgaagtgccgcgcatgggaaacacataggcagaaatgaccgacgcgccatgccgacgcacgtagggggcggccattttgtaagtggcgatggcaatagaatgaccatattcagttttttttttcgtactcgattctaacgcacatgcgatttatgaactctcttaaccggaaaaaaaggtgcgtgttagattcaagtaattacggtaactttcattattttgaacttcttttaatttgaacaaattttctggcctctttgagcacgaattattcatattcgactgtagtacagtggctcatgagataacctgactagtttgtttcccgaaacacagtatcttaaagcagtactaaatttctgcatgttacataggcatactaaaaatcaagaaatatacaccaaagccgcagccacagctttactctgcacagctgcctatgctgcctccacttctccaattgtaccagcaggcagccggggaaggtcagaggggcgctgtgctggctgggcatgctgaggcacggacaagagccgtaccttgtgcttcagctgtcgcacctcctgcagaacctctctttgttgctgccggatgccaagttggattcgcaggatccgtagcaatagagctgaaacatacaagagtacataccatatttactcgcacaatttgcatcctcccataatttgctcaccagtataattagccagcctgctttactacaagaaactttttgctcgcatactttgccctccccaaccagcccgagccaccttgccagcacacacacagacacatttgacttcatgatgctctggtcaggcgcatctcttgtcgagcaggcgagtgcagtcttacacaaaatggactgagtgcaaggtcccttcttccatgaacttttatgctttccctagaatatcgaacttgaaaactgaaacctgtttatgtgtagtccgaatgcctaaaggtttgcctcctatcttcccacctcttccacggcaagaatgtattcccgagacacagcacagatgttgaacgcgtgcaaggacctgtcacatcagcTAGATGAGACAgattttcgcactcattttttttcggtttcgccatctggccattgcgtttttaccgttccttgtgataggctacaataattatatacgaggcagattgctgttataaagcttaccgaagaaaactgaaaccgtgctaccgctaagcacatcagcgtggagttcttcgacatgcaatattcagtatgggagccagcagaagagtgcgttgaataagacttagcatagaagcttgggtgtgttggttagatatcggagagaacacaacgcaatagaagactgggacaaggaatggacacacacacacatgaagggcgacacacacagcactgtgttggcatcgcgcttccttgtctgcatcttactttacgttgggttcccgacaattattggagagtacttatg
This region includes:
- the LOC142776742 gene encoding uncharacterized protein LOC142776742, producing MPLLLRILRIQLGIRQQQREVLQEVRQLKHKRKHLLQIGGRGLREIGVNAMKAVLAHDVQVLYSLHGRKGKRAFVNLRLCRLVTDVICQKAGCDQAEALNFIKRWLPGSGDRCGGRKRRFREAFVVEQPDDPHSQSADYRLLAAAGFLPSHSSQGLDSTTVTVPPTQPDLQQSGPFLVVYIFFNVYIFCCTK